In the Desulfuromonas sp. DDH964 genome, GACCGCGACGTCGAACTCCCCCTGCAGCAGGGCGCGGCCAACCCGGTGAGAATTGCCGAGGGCACCATAGCGCTGCGGGCCGAAGCGGTTGGGGACGCCGAGGTCCGCCAGCACATGGAGAATATCAAGGGCCGCATCAAGAGCGCCGGGTCCGACATCGCGAACGCGGATGACAAAACGATTGCCGGCCAGGTGGCCGGTGCGAAGCTTGTTGCGGTGGCGGGTGGCACTGAGGATGCGGACCCCGGGAATCGTCAGCGCCAGGGCGCGCGCCGCATCGACACCGGGCACCGAGATCGTCTGCCGGGTGGTCGCCCGGGCGTCCTTGAGCCCGGCGTAGCCGAGTTCCCGCTCCTTGACCCCCAACGCCCGGGAGACCTGCTGGAGCAGGTCAAAGGTCGTCAACCCGGTCTTCTCGACCTCGAGGTAGAGGTGATCGCCCTCCCCGCAGGGGGGATAGAGGGGGATCTCCTCTACCCGGAAGTCCTCAGGCGAAACCTTGATGCGCCCGCCGATGCCGGGGAGGGAAGCGGTCAAAAAGGTCTCAGCCATTGCCGGCGTTGCTCCAGCGAACCCTGAATCCGGTTTGCACCGCCGGCAGTTCGGCCGGGTCGGCCAGCCAGCACGGGTCGCGGTAAGCGTGGAGAAAGTGGATCGGCTGGCCGTGCTCGAGGAAGCGGCGCATGTACTTGGAGCGGGGGTAGCCCGGCAGGTCGGTGACGACCGGGGCCGGGAGGCGGTTGCGAAACCCGGGGAGGGTCGCGATCTGCTCGGCGACCTCGGCGGCATAGTCGGCTATGTCGCTGCTGAAGAAGAGCTCACCGGTCGGCGCCAGGTGATAGAGGAGGGTTTGCAGGAAATCCCGGTTGACCAGGCGCCGCTTGCGGTGACGTTTCTTGGGCCAGGGGTCGGGACAGTTGATGTAGATTGCCGCCAGCTCGCCGGGCTTGCAGAAGTGAACGAGAAGGTAACGGGCTTCGAGGCGCAGGACGCGGACGTTGTCGAGGCCCTCTTTTTCCAGGCGGCGGCAGGTTTTCAGGCAACCCTTGTTGTAAATGTCGATAGCGAGGAAATTGGACTCGGGTTTTTCCCTCGCCAACTGCAGGATGAAGTCGCCGATGCCACAGCCGATTTCCAGCTCCAGCGGAGCCTTGCGGGAAAAGAGACCGGAGAGATCAGCGCTGGTAGCGAGGACCTCTTCAGGGACGAAGAGTGCTGAATCGATCGGGATGATTCGCTGGGTCATGGGCAGGG is a window encoding:
- the trmB gene encoding tRNA (guanosine(46)-N7)-methyltransferase TrmB, which translates into the protein MTQRIIPIDSALFVPEEVLATSADLSGLFSRKAPLELEIGCGIGDFILQLAREKPESNFLAIDIYNKGCLKTCRRLEKEGLDNVRVLRLEARYLLVHFCKPGELAAIYINCPDPWPKKRHRKRRLVNRDFLQTLLYHLAPTGELFFSSDIADYAAEVAEQIATLPGFRNRLPAPVVTDLPGYPRSKYMRRFLEHGQPIHFLHAYRDPCWLADPAELPAVQTGFRVRWSNAGNG